A genomic stretch from Elusimicrobiota bacterium includes:
- a CDS encoding urea ABC transporter substrate-binding protein has product MSFKTLLLIAAAAFQLACKPEALPPIKIGVLHSLSGTMAAAEKPAVDAVLLAVEEVNRSGGVQGRRLEPVVVDGRSDPDVFQREAQRLITQEHVAAIFGCWSLASRRAVRPIVEKYDSLLFYPAQNEGLEQSPNIVYLGAAPNQHTFPALTWAYSHLGKRFFLVGSDQVYPRMVNLMARDVLRYLGGQVVGEKYIPLGGSDFAGVAEAIKKAKPDVILNTIRSAGIINFFEALRDAGISPDQTAVFSLTLDEAGVKTIMDHIQSQHPKEAPTFLKKHLAGTYACWNYFESIDNPANAAFVKKFKKKYGEDYRVTDAMEAAYIGVHLWSEALNECTTIERPSEILYHLAHLSMPAPEGVVTIDNNTNHARKTIRIGRLNQAGAFDILWTSKRPLSPAPYPPFMGKAHWEGLLDRLYLATDSHRAAGAPRDDSEGGL; this is encoded by the coding sequence ATGTCGTTCAAGACTCTGCTCCTGATCGCAGCCGCGGCCTTCCAGCTCGCGTGCAAGCCCGAGGCCCTTCCCCCCATCAAGATCGGCGTCCTCCATTCCTTGTCCGGCACGATGGCCGCCGCCGAGAAGCCGGCTGTGGACGCCGTGCTCCTGGCCGTGGAGGAGGTCAACCGGAGCGGCGGGGTGCAGGGACGAAGGCTCGAGCCGGTCGTGGTGGACGGCCGCTCCGACCCCGATGTCTTTCAAAGGGAGGCTCAGCGGCTGATCACGCAGGAGCATGTCGCGGCCATCTTCGGCTGCTGGTCTTTGGCCAGCCGCAGGGCGGTCAGGCCGATCGTCGAGAAATACGATTCCCTGCTCTTCTATCCCGCCCAGAACGAAGGTCTGGAGCAATCCCCGAACATCGTCTACCTGGGGGCGGCGCCCAATCAGCATACCTTCCCGGCCTTGACTTGGGCCTACAGTCATCTGGGCAAGAGGTTCTTTTTGGTCGGCTCGGATCAGGTCTATCCCAGGATGGTCAACCTCATGGCCAGAGACGTCCTGCGCTACCTGGGGGGCCAGGTCGTGGGCGAGAAATATATCCCCCTCGGCGGGTCGGATTTCGCGGGGGTAGCGGAAGCGATCAAGAAGGCGAAGCCTGACGTCATCTTGAACACGATCAGGAGCGCCGGCATCATCAATTTTTTCGAGGCTCTTCGCGATGCCGGGATCTCACCCGATCAGACGGCGGTATTTTCGCTGACCCTGGATGAGGCTGGGGTCAAGACCATCATGGACCACATCCAGTCCCAGCATCCCAAAGAAGCCCCGACTTTCCTGAAGAAGCATCTGGCGGGCACATACGCCTGCTGGAACTATTTCGAGAGCATCGACAATCCCGCGAATGCAGCCTTCGTCAAGAAATTCAAAAAGAAGTACGGCGAGGATTACCGGGTCACGGATGCCATGGAGGCCGCCTACATAGGGGTCCACCTGTGGAGCGAGGCCCTCAACGAATGCACGACCATCGAGCGTCCCAGTGAGATCCTGTACCATCTGGCGCACCTCAGCATGCCGGCCCCCGAGGGCGTGGTCACCATCGACAACAACACCAACCACGCGCGCAAGACCATCCGGATCGGCAGGCTCAACCAAGCCGGCGCTTTCGACATCCTCTGGACTTCAAAGCGCCCCCTGAGCCCGGCCCCGTATCCACCCTTCATGGGGAAGGCCCATTGGGAAGGCTTGCTCGACCGGCTCTATCTGGCAACGGACAGCCATCGGGCCGCCGGCGCGCCCCGGGACGATTCCGAGGGTGGACTATGA
- a CDS encoding P-II family nitrogen regulator — MGTAENLDLITIVIQHKDEAKVLDAILKAGAPGATYYYGRGTGVRQRLGFLGRLIEAEKIVILTAVPPEKTPAVVKAATEAARLEQPGQGFLCVQKASLIVGFF; from the coding sequence ATGGGCACTGCAGAGAACCTCGATCTCATCACCATCGTCATCCAGCACAAGGACGAGGCCAAGGTCCTCGACGCCATCCTGAAGGCGGGCGCGCCCGGCGCGACCTACTACTACGGCCGCGGCACCGGCGTGCGCCAGAGGCTCGGCTTTCTCGGGCGCCTGATCGAGGCTGAGAAGATCGTCATCCTCACGGCCGTGCCGCCGGAGAAGACGCCGGCCGTGGTCAAGGCCGCCACCGAAGCCGCCAGGTTGGAACAGCCGGGCCAGGGCTTCCTCTGCGTGCAGAAGGCGAGCCTGATCGTCGGCTTCTTCTAG
- a CDS encoding nucleotidyltransferase domain-containing protein, producing the protein MPNFKRAQRCAWLILASGLAAASASAAALSRCEVRAGAAAVPGLTSVGAPSAAGLGVSAGVLPTPGLTSQLSVSAAPAVAPAATPVSMSLPAPSAPILTPDVLSPSAPEAKSVPALPPERRAPYQSLSSELGASPGTTTPERSRDLGAQFFSAPSLSAAPAEGGELGPAVAAVSASLRPAAPAAPRAPPQAAAARRQSYQPETGLRAALKDRVFHAHLLAHHLYWYTVTHIQDLWPGYQEKLRKLAARGEASAVTRPRTFFSFMRVMGETGIFHVLGFAALNDQAVLEESRRTFDRFFDGPGIGPAQREAFARFLDRIAVFNVAHRAHSNMKKHIRDALLLASVMPARDIAPFFNSLALKDKTDEIEQFQRQGAPEIIKAYQEAVRQTLAEEPDTPDRILGVVLMGSFARGAATPTSDMDTEPLARDGQDGRTQAFNDRLIARWEALGLQRANPITPHEHALHPSPGLLSMIHPNGDFLVVADDEALEEALAPGSGSASPMIRDRTVRGWFGRVFEFGTVFAVTCWTDLQRAWGR; encoded by the coding sequence ATGCCGAACTTCAAGCGCGCGCAGCGCTGCGCGTGGCTCATCCTCGCCTCCGGCCTCGCCGCAGCCTCCGCCTCGGCCGCGGCCCTCAGCCGTTGCGAAGTCCGCGCCGGCGCCGCCGCGGTCCCCGGCCTGACCTCCGTCGGCGCGCCCTCCGCCGCGGGGCTCGGCGTGTCCGCCGGAGTCTTGCCGACCCCCGGCCTCACATCCCAGCTCTCCGTCTCCGCGGCCCCGGCCGTGGCCCCGGCCGCGACGCCGGTCTCCATGAGCTTGCCCGCACCCAGCGCTCCAATCCTGACGCCGGATGTCCTCTCCCCCTCAGCGCCTGAAGCGAAGAGCGTCCCGGCCCTCCCCCCCGAGCGCCGCGCCCCGTACCAGAGCCTCTCCTCCGAGCTCGGCGCGAGCCCCGGCACGACCACGCCCGAGAGATCCCGGGACCTCGGCGCCCAGTTCTTCTCCGCCCCCAGCCTCTCGGCCGCGCCGGCCGAGGGCGGCGAGCTCGGCCCGGCCGTCGCTGCGGTCTCCGCGTCTTTGCGCCCGGCGGCCCCCGCGGCGCCGCGCGCGCCGCCGCAGGCCGCGGCCGCCCGGCGCCAGAGCTACCAGCCCGAGACCGGCCTGCGCGCCGCCCTCAAGGACCGCGTCTTCCACGCCCATCTTCTGGCCCACCACCTCTATTGGTACACGGTCACGCACATCCAGGACCTCTGGCCCGGTTATCAAGAGAAGCTCCGCAAGCTCGCCGCGCGAGGGGAAGCCTCGGCGGTGACGCGGCCGCGGACCTTCTTCTCCTTTATGAGGGTCATGGGGGAGACCGGGATCTTCCACGTCCTGGGCTTCGCCGCGCTCAACGACCAGGCGGTCCTGGAGGAGTCCCGGCGCACCTTCGACCGCTTCTTCGACGGCCCCGGCATCGGCCCCGCGCAGCGCGAGGCCTTCGCGCGGTTCCTGGATCGCATCGCGGTCTTCAACGTGGCCCATCGCGCGCACTCCAACATGAAGAAGCACATCCGCGACGCGCTCCTGCTCGCCTCCGTCATGCCGGCGCGCGACATCGCCCCATTCTTCAATTCCTTGGCGCTCAAGGACAAGACCGATGAGATCGAGCAGTTCCAGCGCCAGGGCGCGCCGGAGATCATCAAGGCCTACCAGGAAGCGGTCCGGCAGACCCTGGCCGAGGAGCCCGACACCCCGGACCGGATCCTGGGAGTCGTGCTCATGGGCAGTTTCGCCCGGGGCGCCGCGACTCCCACCAGCGACATGGACACCGAGCCCCTGGCTCGCGACGGCCAGGACGGCAGGACGCAGGCTTTCAACGACCGGCTCATCGCGAGGTGGGAAGCTCTGGGCCTGCAGCGGGCCAACCCGATCACTCCGCATGAGCACGCCCTGCATCCCTCGCCGGGCCTGCTCTCGATGATCCACCCGAACGGAGACTTCCTCGTCGTCGCCGACGACGAGGCCCTGGAAGAGGCCCTGGCCCCGGGCTCCGGCTCCGCCTCGCCCATGATCCGCGACCGGACCGTGCGGGGCTGGTTCGGCCGGGTCTTCGAGTTCGGGACGGTCTTCGCCGTCACCTGCTGGACCGACCTCCAGCGGGCCTGGGGCCGCTGA